Proteins encoded in a region of the Devosia sp. RR2S18 genome:
- a CDS encoding ABC transporter ATP-binding protein yields MSNSAAASPILEVSGLTKRFGGLIAVNDVSFSVEAGQIFTVIGPNGAGKSTLFKLIAGFTRPTAGTVRFGGRNLVGMQPHAVARLGVVRTFQETTIFREMTTRETIETAFHLQCKASSFGAYFNSRQARADEAEARRCTDDILSLLRLEHVQQEQAKNLPHGYLRALGIAMAMAARPRILLLDEPFAGMNPEETDAAVDMVRRIRDQGITVMLVEHDMRAVMRISDRIAVISFGRKIAEGTPQDIQNNPVVIDAYLGQEDEELGI; encoded by the coding sequence ATGTCCAATAGTGCTGCCGCTTCGCCGATCCTAGAAGTGTCAGGCCTGACCAAGCGTTTTGGCGGTCTGATTGCGGTTAACGACGTGAGCTTCAGCGTCGAAGCTGGCCAGATATTCACGGTGATTGGACCCAATGGCGCGGGCAAGAGCACGCTGTTCAAGCTGATTGCGGGCTTCACCCGCCCCACCGCTGGCACGGTCCGCTTCGGGGGGCGAAACCTGGTGGGCATGCAGCCCCATGCGGTAGCCCGCCTGGGCGTCGTGCGCACCTTCCAGGAGACGACGATCTTTCGGGAGATGACGACGCGCGAAACGATTGAAACCGCCTTTCACCTGCAGTGCAAGGCCAGCAGCTTTGGCGCGTACTTCAATTCGCGCCAGGCCCGGGCCGACGAGGCGGAAGCCAGGCGCTGCACAGATGACATTCTCTCGCTGTTGAGGCTTGAGCATGTCCAGCAGGAGCAGGCCAAGAACCTGCCGCACGGCTATCTGCGGGCCCTTGGCATCGCCATGGCCATGGCGGCGCGGCCTCGCATCCTGCTGCTCGATGAGCCCTTCGCCGGCATGAATCCGGAGGAGACCGACGCTGCCGTGGACATGGTGCGCCGTATCCGCGACCAGGGGATCACGGTCATGCTGGTCGAGCACGACATGCGCGCGGTGATGCGCATCAGCGACCGCATCGCGGTGATCAGCTTCGGGCGAAAGATCGCCGAAGGCACGCCGCAAGATATCCAGAACAACCCAGTGGTCATTGATGCCTATCTGGGACAGGAGGACGAGGAGTTGGGCATATGA
- a CDS encoding branched-chain amino acid ABC transporter permease, which translates to MEQALVNGLVLGMNYGLIALGLTMIFSLMNVLNFAHGQMYVLGGFVTYFALNTLGVPYIVAVLLAVLALAAVGLLFEYALFRPVRKRSNREESTMLLAAGTALLLESLILLFFGEKQRGVPPVASGVFEIGGAFIPASRVLVFFVALAAIILFMMFMRYTRPGRALRAIAQDREVTALQGVNIQAYSALGFMIGAGLAGLAGALLITVLSVNSGMGTSISIKAFIMVMLGGAGVIPGAIIGAFVLGFAEAFGYAFIPSSMTYLLIFVGLIIFLIIRPQGVMGKPWG; encoded by the coding sequence ATGGAACAAGCGCTGGTAAACGGCCTCGTTCTGGGCATGAACTATGGTCTGATAGCCTTGGGCTTGACGATGATATTCTCGCTCATGAACGTGCTCAATTTCGCGCACGGACAGATGTATGTCCTGGGTGGCTTCGTCACCTACTTCGCGCTCAACACCCTGGGTGTTCCCTATATAGTTGCCGTTCTTCTGGCAGTGCTTGCACTGGCGGCGGTTGGCCTGCTGTTCGAATATGCCCTCTTCCGGCCGGTGCGCAAGCGCAGCAACCGGGAGGAAAGCACCATGCTGCTAGCGGCGGGCACGGCCCTTCTGCTCGAGAGCCTCATCCTTCTTTTCTTTGGTGAGAAGCAGCGTGGCGTTCCCCCCGTGGCTTCGGGTGTGTTCGAGATCGGAGGCGCATTCATTCCGGCTAGCCGCGTGCTGGTCTTCTTCGTCGCGCTCGCTGCAATCATCCTGTTCATGATGTTCATGCGCTATACCCGGCCGGGACGGGCGTTGCGCGCCATTGCCCAGGATCGCGAGGTCACAGCCCTGCAGGGCGTGAACATCCAGGCCTATTCGGCGCTTGGCTTCATGATAGGTGCAGGCCTTGCCGGCCTTGCAGGCGCGCTGCTGATCACTGTTCTTTCCGTCAATTCGGGCATGGGTACTTCCATCTCCATCAAGGCCTTCATCATGGTCATGCTGGGTGGGGCGGGCGTGATCCCGGGCGCCATCATTGGGGCCTTCGTCCTCGGCTTTGCGGAAGCGTTCGGCTACGCCTTCATCCCCAGTTCCATGACATATCTGCTGATCTTTGTGGGCCTGATCATCTTCCTGATCATTCGGCCGCAGGGCGTGATGGGCAAGCCATGGGGTTGA
- a CDS encoding aspartate/glutamate racemase family protein, which produces MKIKVINPNTTQSMTDKIGGAAREAAAAGTQILAASPRMGPVSIEGHYDEAISAIGVIDEVLKGEQEGVDGYLIACFDDPGLGAAREMARGPVVGIAEAAMHTASYISGGFSVVATLHRSRIILEHLVRAYGMDHKCRKVRTTELAVLDLEVEGSDAQSIIIEECRRAIAEDGSDCIVLGCAGMADLAATISRECGVPVVDGVTSGVKVLEGLIGLGLSTSRAGGYARPLNKTYIGSMAQYEPK; this is translated from the coding sequence ATGAAGATCAAGGTTATCAACCCCAATACGACCCAGTCGATGACCGACAAGATCGGCGGGGCCGCGCGCGAGGCGGCGGCTGCCGGGACGCAGATCCTGGCCGCGAGCCCGCGTATGGGCCCGGTCTCGATCGAAGGCCATTATGACGAGGCAATCAGCGCCATCGGCGTCATCGACGAGGTGCTGAAAGGCGAGCAGGAGGGGGTCGATGGCTATCTCATCGCCTGCTTCGACGATCCGGGCCTCGGCGCCGCCCGCGAAATGGCCCGTGGGCCGGTGGTAGGCATTGCCGAGGCGGCCATGCACACCGCCAGCTACATCAGTGGCGGTTTCTCGGTGGTGGCGACACTGCATCGCAGCCGCATCATCCTCGAGCACCTCGTGCGCGCCTATGGCATGGACCACAAGTGCCGCAAGGTCCGGACCACCGAACTTGCCGTGCTGGACCTTGAGGTCGAAGGCTCGGATGCACAGTCGATCATCATCGAGGAATGCCGTCGCGCCATTGCCGAAGACGGATCGGACTGCATCGTGTTGGGTTGCGCCGGTATGGCCGACCTTGCGGCGACGATCTCGCGGGAATGCGGCGTTCCGGTGGTGGACGGGGTCACCAGCGGCGTCAAGGTGCTCGAAGGGCTGATCGGGTTGGGTCTCAGCACCAGCCGGGCAGGCGGCTATGCTCGTCCGCTCAACAAGACCTACATCGGCAGCATGGCGCAGTACGAGCCCAAGTAG
- a CDS encoding transposase encodes MENLPHQLQSVRNLMADKRTEGGAGTPLTVIPPNITILPLPPKCPELNPVENVWQFIRDNWLSNRVFNSYEDILDHCCDAWNKLTDQPWKIMSIGMRDWAHRF; translated from the coding sequence ATGGAGAACCTCCCGCACCAACTTCAATCCGTGCGGAATCTCATGGCTGACAAAAGAACGGAAGGTGGGGCGGGAACACCGCTTACGGTAATCCCGCCCAACATCACCATCCTCCCGCTGCCGCCGAAATGCCCCGAGCTCAATCCGGTCGAGAACGTCTGGCAGTTCATTCGCGACAACTGGCTCTCCAATCGAGTCTTCAACTCCTACGAGGACATCCTCGACCATTGCTGCGATGCCTGGAACAAGCTCACCGATCAACCCTGGAAAATCATGTCCATCGGAATGCGTGATTGGGCGCACAGGTTCTAA
- a CDS encoding branched-chain amino acid ABC transporter permease, whose amino-acid sequence MTPTRRKALSFATFALAYLVIVPLVLSGSPYMLGVLSMSAALSVIAMGVWVTFTIGRINLGQAAFALVGGFTAAILTTRFELSFWIALPAAGLVSALVGVVLGLGILRLRGVYFAMITLSLSETMRLALLNGGDFTGGATGITSIPVPGELSLFGLVIIPDFAGSHSHLAFYFLSAFLLLASVVLVWRLMDSRLGRVFASLQQGQELSQSLGINITKYRLIAFGVSCFLAGIGGAFFAATQQSIYPGSFVASDSISFTLYCFLGGLAYVGGPVVGAFLLTLSFQFLHDLQQYQQLAYALIMIGIMMWLPNGLLSLRWPSWGRKTTSPASGETGNVQ is encoded by the coding sequence ATGACCCCGACACGGCGCAAAGCTCTTTCATTTGCCACCTTCGCCCTCGCCTATCTTGTCATCGTACCACTGGTGCTGTCAGGCTCGCCCTACATGCTGGGCGTGCTCTCGATGTCGGCCGCGCTCAGCGTCATCGCCATGGGTGTCTGGGTAACCTTCACCATCGGCCGCATTAATCTTGGTCAGGCCGCCTTCGCCCTGGTCGGTGGCTTCACCGCCGCCATCCTGACCACGCGCTTCGAGCTGTCCTTCTGGATCGCGCTGCCGGCCGCCGGTCTGGTTTCAGCCCTGGTGGGGGTCGTGCTGGGCCTCGGCATCCTGCGGCTGCGTGGAGTCTATTTCGCGATGATCACGCTCAGTCTTTCAGAAACAATGCGACTGGCGTTGCTCAATGGTGGCGATTTCACTGGCGGCGCCACCGGCATCACGTCGATCCCGGTCCCGGGTGAACTCAGCCTCTTCGGCCTCGTCATCATTCCCGATTTTGCCGGTAGCCATTCGCACCTGGCCTTCTACTTCCTCTCGGCCTTCCTGCTCCTGGCCAGCGTCGTACTGGTCTGGCGGTTGATGGACAGCCGACTTGGCCGCGTCTTCGCCTCGCTCCAGCAGGGGCAGGAGCTGTCGCAGAGTCTTGGGATCAACATCACCAAGTACCGGCTGATTGCCTTTGGCGTGAGCTGCTTTCTGGCCGGTATTGGCGGCGCGTTCTTCGCCGCAACCCAGCAGAGCATCTATCCGGGCAGTTTCGTGGCGTCGGATTCGATTTCGTTCACGCTCTACTGCTTTCTGGGTGGGCTTGCCTACGTCGGCGGCCCGGTGGTGGGGGCGTTCCTCCTCACGCTCAGCTTCCAGTTCCTGCATGACCTGCAGCAGTATCAACAGCTGGCATATGCGCTCATCATGATCGGCATAATGATGTGGCTTCCCAATGGCCTGCTCAGCCTGCGGTGGCCCTCATGGGGCCGCAAGACGACCAGTCCAGCCAGTGGGGAGACCGGCAATGTCCAATAG
- a CDS encoding alanine racemase: protein MTHPIEPGLPLPKLTDVTVDYRSKGLPGDLTETSLSALGGKGWNILGGDLPLPLATLDLDAIEHNSRFIRAVTGHYKVSLCPHGKTTMSPQLFHKQIEDGCWGITLSTPHQVHVARHYGQKRIFLANQILDPVFLNYIAKAQAKDPDFDFYFLIDSPEGVDALERAAAQQAGHRPFQVLVEMGSSFGRAGCRTSGEALALAERVAAMSRAAMLVGIEGFEGSIRGEGQAQIEERILDFLGLMTETARQVEERGLFGGREILLTAGGSSFFDLVARALSSAKLSGPTRVVLRSGCYITHDAGMYKHQIDRAMERSPELDALGIRPRQALTVWAVVQSRPEDDLLFLNVGRRDVSYDSHLPEILGYVADGVLSPVGAGHEPIALNDQHAFVRCPPESPLRPGMVVQLGISHPCTTFDKWDVLLAVDRSLNVIGAVKTFF, encoded by the coding sequence ATGACACACCCGATAGAGCCGGGTCTGCCTCTGCCCAAACTCACGGACGTCACGGTCGACTATCGCAGCAAGGGCTTGCCGGGCGACCTGACAGAGACGTCTCTTTCCGCTCTCGGCGGCAAGGGCTGGAACATTCTCGGGGGCGACCTGCCGCTGCCGCTGGCGACTCTTGATCTCGACGCCATCGAGCACAACAGCCGTTTCATCCGGGCTGTGACGGGTCACTACAAGGTTTCGCTCTGCCCGCATGGCAAGACGACGATGTCACCGCAGCTGTTCCACAAGCAGATTGAGGACGGGTGCTGGGGCATAACGTTGTCCACCCCGCATCAAGTTCATGTCGCTCGCCACTACGGGCAGAAGCGAATTTTCCTCGCCAATCAGATACTCGATCCTGTCTTCCTGAACTATATCGCTAAGGCTCAGGCCAAAGATCCGGATTTCGACTTCTACTTCCTCATCGACTCCCCCGAAGGTGTCGATGCGCTGGAGCGCGCGGCCGCTCAGCAGGCCGGACACCGTCCTTTTCAGGTGCTGGTCGAAATGGGCAGTTCATTTGGCCGCGCGGGTTGCCGCACAAGTGGCGAAGCGTTGGCGCTGGCCGAGCGTGTCGCCGCCATGTCTCGTGCAGCCATGCTGGTCGGCATCGAAGGATTTGAGGGCAGCATTCGTGGCGAGGGCCAAGCCCAGATCGAAGAGCGCATTCTCGATTTCCTCGGGCTAATGACAGAAACTGCCCGGCAGGTCGAAGAGCGCGGACTGTTCGGTGGCCGGGAAATCCTGTTGACCGCTGGCGGCTCGAGCTTCTTTGACCTGGTGGCCCGCGCTCTCAGCAGCGCAAAATTGAGCGGTCCGACGAGGGTGGTCCTCAGAAGCGGGTGCTACATCACGCATGATGCGGGAATGTACAAGCATCAGATAGACCGTGCCATGGAGCGTTCCCCCGAGCTTGATGCGCTGGGCATTCGTCCGCGCCAGGCACTCACGGTATGGGCCGTCGTGCAGTCCCGTCCCGAGGACGACCTGCTGTTCCTCAACGTCGGCCGGCGCGATGTGTCTTACGATTCCCACCTGCCCGAAATCCTTGGATACGTGGCCGATGGCGTGCTCAGTCCGGTTGGCGCCGGGCACGAACCGATCGCGCTCAACGACCAGCACGCCTTTGTTCGATGCCCGCCCGAAAGCCCGCTTCGCCCTGGAATGGTGGTTCAGCTCGGGATTTCGCATCCCTGCACGACCTTCGACAAGTGGGATGTCCTTCTGGCAGTGGACCGTTCGCTTAACGTAATCGGCGCAGTCAAGACGTTCTTCTGA
- a CDS encoding ABC transporter substrate-binding protein has product MPKKNTVPLAMALAAMASLVAMGTVNAQEKVIKIGQLGVMSGPAASWGLVNRYSAEAHAAMINEAGGWEVDGEKYRIEIVSVDDRNDPRTAIAGAERLIYQEGIKYIIGTNVDDTTQAILPTLAAGGAFAVSYGHTRSLFETPNDNTGLGNIAGYQMSPIIYKFLVEDRGITSVSFIARNDLNGLGNRDAGVEAAKALDLEILSSDATYETGTTDFFPVLSPLVRANPDMLVLSGVAPSDAGLLIRAARELGYTGIISTETAHDAAVLREIAGEAANGFISQGGASTPEIRTPYVEEFMENYESVAGEWNDEAGTKIYALEMILQTISAAGTAAITDVEAFKAVIPDVSLENPFVIGGEPRLRWVGADWFGHPRQVSVPVVVNEFQDGAFKTLVVTSVE; this is encoded by the coding sequence ATGCCAAAGAAGAATACCGTGCCTCTGGCCATGGCCTTGGCGGCGATGGCGTCGTTGGTAGCCATGGGCACTGTCAATGCGCAGGAGAAAGTGATCAAGATCGGCCAGCTCGGCGTGATGAGCGGCCCAGCCGCCTCATGGGGGCTGGTGAACCGCTATTCCGCCGAAGCGCACGCTGCCATGATCAACGAGGCGGGCGGCTGGGAAGTGGATGGCGAGAAGTATCGCATCGAGATCGTTAGCGTCGATGACCGGAACGATCCGCGCACCGCAATCGCCGGTGCCGAGCGCCTGATCTACCAAGAAGGCATCAAGTATATCATCGGTACCAACGTCGACGACACCACCCAAGCCATCCTGCCGACGCTGGCGGCTGGCGGTGCCTTCGCCGTCTCCTATGGTCATACCCGTTCGCTATTCGAGACGCCGAACGACAATACTGGCCTTGGCAATATCGCCGGCTACCAGATGTCGCCGATCATCTACAAGTTCCTCGTCGAAGACCGCGGCATCACCTCGGTAAGCTTCATTGCGCGCAACGATCTCAACGGACTCGGCAACCGCGATGCTGGCGTAGAAGCGGCAAAGGCGCTTGATCTCGAAATCCTGTCATCGGACGCCACCTACGAAACCGGCACGACTGACTTCTTCCCGGTACTGTCCCCGCTGGTGCGGGCCAATCCGGACATGCTCGTGCTGTCGGGCGTGGCGCCTTCCGATGCGGGTCTCCTGATCCGTGCCGCGCGTGAGCTGGGTTACACCGGCATCATCAGCACCGAAACGGCGCACGACGCCGCAGTTCTCAGGGAAATCGCCGGCGAAGCCGCCAATGGCTTCATTTCGCAGGGCGGTGCCAGCACTCCGGAAATCCGTACGCCTTACGTCGAAGAGTTCATGGAGAACTATGAAAGCGTGGCTGGTGAGTGGAACGACGAAGCCGGTACTAAGATCTACGCGCTCGAGATGATCCTCCAGACCATCAGCGCCGCTGGCACCGCGGCGATCACCGATGTTGAGGCCTTCAAGGCAGTGATCCCGGATGTCAGCCTAGAGAATCCGTTCGTTATTGGCGGTGAGCCGCGCCTGCGTTGGGTCGGTGCCGATTGGTTCGGCCATCCGCGCCAGGTCAGCGTGCCCGTTGTTGTCAATGAGTTCCAGGACGGCGCCTTCAAGACCCTGGTGGTTACCAGCGTCGAATAA
- the hydA gene encoding dihydropyrimidinase, which yields MSDFDVVIRGGTVATASDVFVADVGIAGGKVVALGTGLAAGRREINATGRLVLPGGVDSHCHIEEPAVGAVHNADSFASGTASAAAGGTTTVISFSQQVKGEGISQQLADYHEKARQALIDYSFHIVISDPSADVMAALPGLIDQGHRSIKIFLTYDNVVLDDEQTLNVLALARQKGALVTVHAENHSAIKFMTKALEKAGLTLPKHHAWAKPMVVEREACHRIIALAELLDVPIQIFHVSGAEAAEEIRRAQNRGLKIYGETCPQYLMLTADDLNRADFEGAKFLCSPAPRTRADQEALWDYIRTGVLGVVSSDHAPNRFDDVHGKKVRGTDAPFSAIPNGVPGLATRLPILFSEGVGKGRIDLQTFVAITATNPAKLFGIHPQKGTIAIGADADIAIWDPNKKVTIRNELLHHQVDYTVYEGVEVTGWPEITLSRGDVVVENGKVLGKPGNGKFLARGPYDAIKPLGRHVTPFDPVSGTLVAN from the coding sequence ATGAGTGACTTCGACGTCGTGATCCGCGGCGGCACCGTGGCAACCGCCAGCGACGTTTTTGTCGCCGATGTGGGGATTGCCGGGGGCAAGGTGGTGGCTCTCGGGACGGGTCTGGCCGCGGGCCGACGGGAAATCAATGCGACAGGCCGCCTGGTCCTGCCTGGTGGCGTGGACAGCCACTGCCATATCGAAGAGCCGGCTGTCGGCGCGGTCCATAATGCCGACAGCTTCGCCTCGGGCACGGCTTCGGCTGCAGCGGGCGGCACTACCACTGTCATTTCGTTCTCGCAGCAGGTGAAGGGCGAGGGCATCAGCCAGCAACTCGCCGACTACCATGAGAAGGCGCGTCAGGCGCTGATTGACTATTCATTCCACATCGTCATTTCCGATCCTTCGGCCGACGTGATGGCAGCCCTGCCGGGGCTGATCGATCAGGGTCACCGGTCGATCAAGATCTTCCTGACCTACGACAACGTGGTTCTGGACGACGAGCAGACCTTGAACGTCCTGGCACTTGCCCGGCAGAAGGGTGCGCTGGTCACGGTTCATGCAGAGAACCACTCGGCCATCAAGTTCATGACCAAGGCGCTGGAAAAGGCCGGGCTCACCCTGCCCAAGCACCACGCCTGGGCCAAGCCGATGGTGGTGGAGCGCGAAGCTTGCCACCGCATCATTGCCCTGGCGGAACTGCTCGACGTGCCGATCCAGATATTCCATGTCTCGGGTGCCGAGGCAGCTGAGGAAATCCGCCGCGCCCAGAACCGAGGCCTCAAGATTTACGGCGAAACCTGCCCGCAGTATCTGATGCTGACCGCGGACGATCTCAATCGTGCCGATTTCGAGGGCGCGAAGTTCCTGTGCAGCCCCGCGCCGCGCACCCGCGCGGACCAGGAAGCACTCTGGGACTATATCCGCACCGGCGTTCTGGGTGTCGTCTCGTCCGACCATGCTCCCAATCGTTTCGACGACGTTCACGGCAAGAAGGTGCGTGGCACCGATGCGCCGTTCAGCGCCATTCCCAACGGTGTTCCCGGACTTGCCACGCGTTTGCCGATCCTCTTTTCCGAAGGGGTCGGCAAGGGCCGCATCGATCTGCAGACCTTCGTTGCTATCACGGCGACCAATCCGGCCAAGCTGTTCGGCATCCATCCGCAGAAGGGCACGATCGCAATCGGCGCCGACGCCGATATCGCCATCTGGGATCCCAACAAGAAGGTCACAATCCGCAACGAGCTGCTGCATCATCAGGTCGACTACACCGTCTATGAGGGTGTCGAGGTGACCGGCTGGCCCGAGATCACGCTGTCGCGGGGCGATGTGGTGGTCGAGAACGGCAAGGTGCTTGGCAAGCCGGGCAACGGCAAGTTCCTCGCGCGTGGTCCCTACGACGCCATCAAGCCTCTTGGACGCCATGTAACGCCATTCGACCCGGTCTCCGGAACCCTGGTCGCCAACTGA
- the tnpA gene encoding IS66-like element accessory protein TnpA — protein MDAPLEFLTSGGRRRRNRQWPDDEKARIVAETLRPGTTVGEVALRHGLKANHVSSWRTMARNGKLVLPAPKDQMEFATLMVAPVVEDVTAAEPVAAVGPEIVLGSVVIRLEPGASARRIASVVRALTAIT, from the coding sequence ATGGACGCTCCATTGGAGTTTCTCACAAGTGGCGGTAGGCGCCGCCGCAACCGGCAATGGCCCGATGATGAGAAGGCTCGGATTGTCGCCGAGACACTTCGACCTGGGACCACGGTGGGCGAGGTCGCGCTGCGGCATGGTCTGAAGGCCAACCATGTCTCCTCGTGGCGGACGATGGCTAGAAACGGGAAGCTGGTGCTACCGGCGCCAAAGGACCAGATGGAGTTCGCGACGTTGATGGTCGCTCCAGTCGTTGAGGATGTAACGGCGGCGGAACCAGTGGCGGCGGTCGGGCCGGAGATCGTGCTGGGATCGGTGGTCATCCGGCTGGAGCCAGGTGCCTCCGCGCGCCGGATTGCTTCGGTCGTTCGTGCACTGACGGCGATCACATGA
- a CDS encoding N-carbamoyl-D-amino-acid hydrolase, whose amino-acid sequence MSRIVTVAAAQLGPIARDESRPQVVERLINLLRQAKTHGCELVVFPELALTTFFPRWFMQDQAEIDSFFERDMPSAETQPLFDAAREMRIGFYLGYAELAEQDGRIRHFNTAILVDKAGQVVSKYRKIHLPGHAEHEPQRPFQHLEKRYFETGDLGWPVVRAFGGLMGMCICNDRRWPETHRVMGLQGVEMIMVGYNTPVHNPPAPDHDRLSDFHNHLVLQAAAYQNGTWVIGVAKAGKEEGCDLIGGSVIVAPSGEIVARCSTLGDELAVARCDLDMGVSYKNTIFNFAAHREPQHYGMIVERKGAVIES is encoded by the coding sequence TTGTCACGGATTGTTACGGTCGCTGCCGCGCAGCTTGGTCCTATCGCCAGAGACGAGAGTAGGCCGCAGGTTGTAGAAAGATTGATCAATCTGCTGCGGCAAGCCAAGACACATGGTTGCGAGTTGGTAGTGTTTCCGGAATTGGCGCTTACGACCTTCTTCCCCCGCTGGTTCATGCAAGACCAGGCCGAGATCGACAGCTTCTTCGAGCGGGACATGCCGAGCGCGGAGACGCAGCCGCTGTTTGATGCAGCACGCGAGATGCGTATAGGATTTTACCTCGGCTATGCCGAGCTTGCAGAACAGGACGGCCGCATCCGGCATTTCAACACTGCCATCCTGGTGGACAAAGCTGGGCAAGTAGTCAGCAAGTATCGAAAAATCCATCTTCCCGGTCATGCCGAACACGAGCCACAGCGCCCGTTCCAGCACTTGGAAAAGCGTTATTTCGAAACGGGCGACCTTGGCTGGCCGGTGGTGCGCGCCTTTGGCGGCCTCATGGGCATGTGCATCTGCAATGACCGGCGTTGGCCGGAAACCCATCGCGTCATGGGCTTGCAGGGCGTCGAGATGATCATGGTGGGCTACAATACTCCGGTTCACAACCCACCCGCGCCCGACCACGACCGTCTCAGCGACTTCCACAATCACCTGGTCCTGCAGGCTGCTGCTTATCAGAACGGCACCTGGGTGATCGGGGTCGCCAAGGCGGGCAAGGAAGAGGGATGTGACCTGATCGGCGGCAGCGTCATTGTCGCGCCCTCGGGCGAAATCGTCGCTCGCTGCTCGACGCTAGGCGACGAATTGGCCGTCGCCCGATGCGACCTCGACATGGGTGTGTCGTACAAGAACACGATCTTCAACTTTGCGGCGCATCGCGAACCCCAGCACTACGGGATGATCGTCGAGCGCAAGGGGGCAGTGATCGAAAGCTAA
- a CDS encoding IclR family transcriptional regulator, whose amino-acid sequence METNKTTPGKQGPAVRGKGTDRVLDILDFMARYDGPCTIPEIAAAVRSPKSTTYLLVEQLTGRGYIDRFDSRHFQLGRQAALIGRAAVKRMDFGRFARDATETLARDSNQLAEFVSVDNWRQIVLIAAVGPNPTYLLSAEGSRHPLPRTASSRFLLRDLPEEEILRNVPEQDYVLRDGSRMTPQEFLASIDAARGMDALALRGQVDPHLACLASPVLDGNNRCIATISLVIPLLDFEGRFEEFAALTRQAAKTLTEQLSLTPVGAEGVLGLLLQKYR is encoded by the coding sequence TTGGAAACGAACAAGACTACGCCTGGTAAACAAGGCCCGGCGGTGCGGGGCAAAGGCACGGATCGCGTCCTTGATATTCTTGACTTCATGGCTCGGTACGATGGGCCGTGCACAATTCCCGAGATCGCGGCAGCGGTCCGCTCGCCTAAGTCCACGACCTACCTGTTGGTTGAGCAGCTGACGGGTCGGGGCTATATTGATCGCTTCGACAGTCGCCATTTCCAGCTCGGGCGACAGGCTGCGCTGATCGGGCGAGCTGCTGTAAAGCGGATGGATTTCGGCCGATTCGCTCGCGATGCCACCGAAACCCTAGCCCGTGATTCCAATCAGCTTGCCGAGTTTGTGTCAGTCGACAACTGGCGGCAGATCGTCCTTATCGCGGCGGTCGGCCCCAATCCGACCTACCTGCTTTCGGCTGAAGGCTCTCGGCATCCCTTGCCGCGCACCGCATCCAGCCGCTTCCTGTTGCGCGACTTGCCCGAGGAGGAGATCCTAAGGAACGTCCCGGAACAAGACTATGTTCTGCGCGACGGCAGCAGGATGACACCCCAGGAATTTCTCGCGTCAATTGACGCGGCCCGGGGCATGGATGCGCTGGCGTTGCGCGGTCAGGTTGATCCGCACCTGGCCTGTCTTGCCTCGCCAGTGCTGGACGGCAACAACCGCTGCATCGCCACCATCAGCCTCGTCATCCCACTCCTCGATTTCGAAGGAAGGTTCGAGGAATTTGCCGCCTTGACTAGGCAGGCGGCGAAAACATTGACCGAGCAGCTCTCTCTGACGCCCGTCGGCGCCGAAGGCGTCCTCGGGCTGCTTCTTCAGAAATATCGATGA
- a CDS encoding ABC transporter ATP-binding protein → MTTLLTLSSIDARYDKVRALNDVSIHLNEGEVVALIGANGAGKSTTLRAITGLVRPQAGQISWKGERIDSLRPHQIVERGISMVPEGRHVYPFMSIRDNLLMGAFLRRDKAGIAADLERLFLRFPRLKERYRQQAGTLSGGEQQMVAIGRALMARPRLLLLDEPSLGLAPQVIREIARVIKSVNQEDKVSILLVEQNSRMALKVSHRAYALATGRVALQGDSADLLGNEEIRKLYLGVA, encoded by the coding sequence ATGACCACTTTGCTTACCCTCAGCTCGATCGATGCCCGCTACGACAAGGTACGGGCACTCAACGATGTATCGATCCATCTCAACGAAGGCGAAGTCGTCGCCCTGATCGGGGCCAATGGCGCGGGAAAATCGACAACCCTGCGTGCCATTACCGGCCTTGTCCGCCCTCAGGCGGGGCAGATCAGCTGGAAAGGGGAGCGGATCGACTCGCTCCGCCCCCACCAGATCGTAGAGCGGGGTATTTCCATGGTGCCCGAGGGGCGGCATGTGTACCCGTTCATGAGCATTCGCGACAACCTCCTGATGGGTGCATTCCTGCGCCGGGATAAGGCAGGGATTGCCGCTGATCTGGAACGTCTCTTCTTACGCTTCCCTCGTCTGAAAGAGCGCTACCGGCAGCAGGCCGGGACTCTGTCAGGCGGCGAACAGCAGATGGTGGCCATTGGCCGTGCCCTCATGGCCCGCCCCCGCCTGCTGCTGCTCGACGAGCCCTCCCTGGGACTTGCACCACAGGTGATCCGCGAGATTGCCCGCGTCATCAAGTCGGTAAACCAGGAGGATAAGGTCAGCATCCTCCTCGTGGAGCAGAATTCGCGCATGGCGCTCAAGGTCTCGCATCGTGCCTATGCCCTGGCCACGGGTAGGGTTGCACTTCAGGGCGACTCGGCGGACCTCCTGGGTAACGAGGAAATCCGAAAGCTCTATCTCGGGGTCGCTTGA